A DNA window from Gillisia sp. Hel1_33_143 contains the following coding sequences:
- a CDS encoding polysaccharide biosynthesis/export family protein, producing the protein MRNKFLLLFLLVTIASCSTKKEILYFQNAEKLENMKTAMEFEPTFEVNDILHIKVTSLNEEVVLPFQMQSGGQSSGGGGGQQNPSLMGYLVDIDGNIQFPVLGKVEVAGKTRSELEAFLTDKIHDYVTDAVIAVRLLNFRVVVLGEAGAETVVDVENERISVPELLATVGGVNYTGKRHNIMIIRDVAGIKSVGEVDMTSADVFKNPYYYLKQNDIVYVEPTYRQVKSAGFITSYTGLISLATTIFGIVVLITR; encoded by the coding sequence ATGAGAAATAAATTTCTTTTACTTTTTTTATTAGTTACAATTGCTAGTTGTTCTACTAAAAAGGAGATTCTGTATTTTCAAAATGCTGAGAAGTTGGAGAATATGAAAACTGCTATGGAATTTGAACCTACTTTTGAAGTTAACGATATTCTGCACATCAAAGTAACTTCTTTGAATGAGGAAGTAGTTTTACCTTTTCAAATGCAATCTGGAGGACAGTCTTCAGGAGGAGGTGGAGGTCAACAAAATCCATCTCTAATGGGTTATTTAGTGGATATTGATGGAAATATTCAATTTCCCGTGCTCGGAAAAGTGGAGGTTGCAGGAAAAACTAGAAGTGAATTAGAAGCATTTTTAACAGATAAAATACATGATTATGTAACGGATGCCGTTATTGCCGTAAGATTGCTAAATTTTCGAGTAGTGGTATTAGGTGAAGCAGGAGCAGAAACTGTGGTAGATGTAGAAAATGAAAGAATAAGTGTCCCAGAATTATTAGCTACTGTTGGAGGAGTAAATTACACAGGTAAGCGTCATAATATTATGATTATAAGAGATGTTGCTGGTATAAAATCTGTGGGAGAAGTTGATATGACTAGCGCAGATGTCTTTAAAAATCCCTACTATTATTTGAAACAGAATGATATTGTATATGTAGAACCTACTTATAGACAAGTTAAGTCTGCAGGCTTTATTACATCTTATACAGGATTAATCTCATTAGCAACTACTATCTTTGGTATAGTGGTCCTTATTACCAGATAA
- a CDS encoding glycosyltransferase family 4 protein, which yields MHKLVRITTIPLSLEKLLEGQLTFMNDHYEVTAISAEKPRLDKYGVDNHVNTHWVEMTRAITPVQDLKAVYKLYRYFQKEKPEIVHTHTPKAGIVGMLAAKLAGVPIRLHTVAGLPLMETTGIKRKILNAVETFTYSLATKVFPNSYGLKKIILEANFAKEDKLKVLGEGSSNGIDTQYFNPENYSEEFQNNQKKELQIPENNLVFIFIGRLVSEKGINELVEAFTELYLNNSAITLMLVGPFEQDLDPLSAQTLELIKTHPGIVAVGYQQDVRPYFAVSNILTFPSYREGFPNVVMQAGAMGIPSIVSDINGCNEIIKEGINGLIIPAKNKAALKESMKRFIDDKALTVNLSKSSRSEITSKYERKVFWKLLLKEYKGLENVYIG from the coding sequence TTGCACAAATTAGTTCGAATTACCACTATACCACTTTCTCTTGAAAAGCTTTTAGAAGGACAGTTAACATTTATGAATGATCATTATGAAGTTACGGCTATTTCTGCGGAGAAGCCTAGACTTGATAAATATGGTGTAGATAATCATGTGAATACTCACTGGGTAGAAATGACAAGAGCTATTACTCCAGTTCAAGATTTAAAGGCAGTATATAAATTATATAGGTATTTTCAGAAAGAAAAACCGGAAATTGTTCATACTCACACCCCAAAGGCGGGAATTGTAGGGATGTTGGCGGCTAAATTGGCAGGAGTTCCTATAAGATTGCATACCGTAGCTGGTTTACCGCTTATGGAGACTACGGGTATTAAAAGAAAGATTCTGAATGCTGTAGAAACTTTCACCTATAGCTTAGCTACCAAGGTTTTTCCTAATTCGTATGGTTTAAAGAAAATCATTTTAGAGGCTAATTTTGCAAAGGAAGATAAGTTGAAAGTATTGGGAGAAGGCAGTTCTAACGGTATAGATACACAATATTTTAATCCCGAAAATTATTCAGAAGAATTTCAAAATAATCAAAAGAAAGAACTGCAAATTCCTGAAAATAATTTAGTCTTTATCTTTATAGGGAGATTGGTTTCCGAGAAAGGAATCAATGAACTGGTAGAAGCATTTACAGAATTATATTTAAATAATTCTGCTATAACTTTAATGCTTGTTGGCCCATTTGAGCAGGATTTAGATCCATTATCTGCACAAACCTTAGAACTTATAAAAACACATCCAGGTATTGTTGCTGTTGGCTATCAACAAGATGTGCGCCCTTATTTCGCTGTATCCAATATTCTAACATTTCCAAGTTACAGAGAAGGTTTTCCAAATGTCGTGATGCAAGCAGGAGCAATGGGAATTCCTTCTATTGTATCTGATATCAATGGATGTAATGAAATTATAAAAGAAGGAATAAATGGATTAATTATACCAGCTAAAAATAAAGCAGCCCTTAAAGAATCAATGAAAAGATTTATTGACGATAAAGCTCTTACTGTAAATTTAAGCAAATCATCTAGGAGCGAAATAACGTCGAAATATGAAAGAAAGGTTTTTTGGAAACTGCTTTTGAAGGAGTACAAAGGTTTGGAAAACGTTTACATTGGGTAA
- a CDS encoding tyrosine-protein phosphatase encodes MLSIFKKKEYLKDHLDGITDIHNHILPGIDDGASTIEESLILIKKLKSLGVRNFIATPHIMNDYYPNTPETIGKALSIVKEGMLTDSGLKENTITAAAEYMMDHSFLEILRKEQLLTLKGKYVLVEMSYFQAPINLNEILFQLQTRGYKPVLAHPERYAYYHASDLRNYEDLISRGCLFQLNTLSLTSHYGKNMEKTALKLLEAGMYNFIGSDTHRIQHLEKLENIQLNKKTLNIVKSLINNTKDIF; translated from the coding sequence ATGCTTTCGATTTTTAAGAAAAAAGAATATTTAAAAGATCATTTAGATGGTATTACAGATATTCATAATCATATTTTACCTGGAATAGATGACGGTGCATCTACTATAGAGGAGTCTTTAATTTTAATTAAGAAATTAAAAAGTTTAGGGGTGAGAAATTTTATTGCTACTCCTCATATTATGAACGACTATTATCCAAACACACCAGAAACTATAGGTAAAGCCCTCTCTATAGTTAAAGAAGGGATGTTAACTGATAGCGGTTTAAAGGAGAATACCATAACTGCAGCTGCTGAATATATGATGGATCACAGCTTTCTTGAAATTCTACGGAAAGAACAATTATTAACGCTCAAAGGTAAATACGTGCTTGTGGAGATGTCTTATTTTCAAGCCCCTATTAACTTAAACGAAATACTTTTTCAACTTCAAACTAGAGGATATAAACCAGTTTTGGCACACCCAGAGAGATATGCCTATTATCATGCATCAGATCTGAGAAATTATGAAGATCTAATAAGTAGAGGTTGCCTATTTCAACTTAACACCCTTTCCCTTACTTCTCATTATGGTAAAAATATGGAAAAAACTGCGTTAAAATTGTTGGAAGCCGGTATGTATAATTTTATTGGCAGCGATACACATCGCATTCAACACCTTGAGAAGTTAGAAAATATTCAACTAAATAAAAAAACCCTTAACATTGTTAAGAGTTTAATTAATAATACAAAGGATATTTTTTAA
- a CDS encoding GumC family protein, whose product MEDLQDFTEEKESNFDIKAEIFKYLAYWKWLFLGFLIGGSIAYLYNRYTIPEYRTEASLMVLSDSDSKNIAGALPSGGGSILSLEDNSLDNQIVTLKSKRLVKKVISELGQNISYFIEGNVITTEAYDDSPVLIKFISSDSVVNNSSLSLTVTPLSKDEFSILNESDDSKISYEYGQIVDVNSLKFTILPNPRLVKHELSRNKTVKILLRPLEDVTTEYIQKLEIGPKGKANEILLLSLTQEESKRSEDFLNNLMYQFNVDGVADKSQVALSTTQFIQNRLELITSELDSVEGGIADFKRDNSFMDVSSGAEKFITKSSEAESQIFELETQKLVINAVQELINEDNGYNLLPSNLGISDAGISGVISSYNSLILERNALLRTSTPQNPVVAAISEQLDSLKDNLKKNIRNTLSTLNLQLRGLNQKDAIAQNKFSSFPGMEKGMRGIERQQQIKEQLYLFLLQRREEAAIAFAVTSPVAKVIDPAYTFPTPVDPKPWLILVAGFAIGLILPLVILFITFMLDTKIHHKGDLASLIKNIPFIGEVPRVNESKNETIQLNDRSPLAESFRILRTNLAYLLKARNDNRGEIIYVTSTIKGEGKTFISYNLARTLASTKKKVVIIGADIRNPKLHRYLDLPMETRGLSDYLYDYDINPADIVSPSSDQDIKVDLILSGAIPPNPAELFMSNRMKDLLEYLSSKYDFVIVDTAPTMIVTDTLLISPLADTTIYVTRAGYTDKKLLDFPKDLKQQGKLKGLAIVLNDVDYSKFSYGAKYGYSYGYGYGYGADKESKLRRLFGRKSGKS is encoded by the coding sequence ATGGAGGATTTACAAGATTTTACAGAGGAAAAAGAATCGAATTTTGACATTAAAGCTGAGATCTTTAAATATCTTGCCTATTGGAAATGGTTATTTTTGGGTTTCTTAATAGGTGGCAGTATTGCTTATCTTTATAATAGATATACGATTCCAGAATATAGAACAGAAGCATCACTAATGGTTCTGAGCGACAGTGATAGCAAAAATATAGCTGGAGCTCTGCCTTCAGGTGGAGGTTCTATTTTATCGTTGGAAGATAATTCATTAGATAATCAAATTGTTACTTTAAAATCAAAAAGACTCGTTAAAAAAGTTATAAGTGAGTTAGGACAAAATATATCTTATTTTATTGAGGGTAACGTAATTACTACCGAAGCCTATGATGATAGCCCAGTGCTTATTAAATTCATATCTTCAGATTCTGTAGTTAATAATTCAAGTTTATCTCTAACAGTGACTCCTTTATCAAAAGATGAATTTTCTATTCTAAATGAATCTGATGATTCTAAGATTTCGTACGAATACGGTCAAATTGTAGATGTGAATTCTCTCAAATTTACCATTCTCCCAAATCCTAGATTGGTAAAGCATGAGCTTTCTAGAAATAAAACCGTTAAGATCTTACTAAGGCCTTTGGAAGATGTAACTACAGAATACATACAGAAATTGGAAATAGGTCCGAAAGGAAAAGCTAATGAGATTCTTTTATTATCGTTAACCCAGGAAGAAAGTAAAAGGTCTGAAGATTTTTTAAATAATCTGATGTATCAATTTAATGTTGATGGAGTAGCAGACAAAAGTCAGGTTGCCTTAAGTACCACTCAATTTATTCAAAATAGGTTGGAATTAATAACTTCCGAATTAGACTCTGTTGAAGGAGGTATAGCTGATTTCAAGCGAGATAATAGCTTCATGGATGTCAGTAGTGGGGCAGAAAAATTTATTACGAAATCTTCTGAAGCAGAATCGCAAATTTTTGAATTAGAAACCCAAAAATTAGTAATTAATGCTGTTCAAGAGTTAATTAATGAGGATAATGGTTATAACCTTTTGCCTTCAAATTTAGGAATTTCAGATGCCGGAATTTCTGGTGTAATTTCCTCTTATAATTCTTTGATATTAGAAAGAAATGCTCTTCTAAGAACATCTACTCCTCAAAATCCTGTAGTTGCAGCAATTTCAGAACAATTAGATTCTCTTAAAGATAATTTAAAGAAAAATATTCGAAATACCCTAAGCACGCTCAATCTTCAATTAAGGGGGCTTAACCAAAAAGATGCTATTGCTCAAAATAAGTTTAGCTCTTTCCCTGGAATGGAGAAAGGAATGCGTGGAATAGAAAGACAGCAACAAATTAAAGAACAGCTATATTTATTTCTTCTTCAGCGAAGAGAAGAAGCTGCCATAGCATTTGCCGTTACATCTCCAGTAGCTAAAGTGATTGATCCTGCTTATACTTTCCCAACACCTGTGGATCCTAAGCCGTGGTTGATTTTAGTAGCCGGTTTTGCTATCGGTTTAATTCTTCCATTAGTCATTTTGTTTATTACTTTTATGTTGGATACTAAGATTCATCATAAAGGTGATCTAGCATCTTTAATTAAGAATATTCCTTTTATAGGAGAGGTTCCACGAGTAAATGAGTCTAAGAATGAAACCATTCAATTAAATGATAGGTCTCCCTTAGCAGAATCTTTTAGAATACTTAGAACCAATCTTGCATATCTTTTAAAAGCTAGAAATGATAACAGAGGAGAAATTATTTACGTTACTTCTACAATAAAGGGGGAAGGTAAAACCTTTATATCTTATAACTTAGCAAGAACCTTGGCAAGTACCAAGAAAAAGGTAGTTATCATAGGGGCAGATATCCGAAATCCGAAGCTTCATAGATACCTTGATCTGCCCATGGAAACACGAGGGCTATCAGATTACTTATATGATTACGATATTAATCCAGCGGATATAGTTTCTCCGTCTAGTGATCAAGATATTAAGGTAGATTTAATTTTATCGGGAGCAATACCACCGAATCCTGCTGAACTTTTTATGAGCAATAGAATGAAAGATCTATTGGAATATCTAAGTAGCAAATATGATTTTGTAATTGTAGATACAGCCCCAACTATGATTGTAACAGATACATTGTTAATTAGCCCGCTGGCAGACACAACTATCTACGTTACTAGAGCAGGATATACAGATAAAAAATTATTAGACTTCCCTAAAGATCTTAAACAACAAGGTAAACTTAAAGGTTTAGCAATCGTATTAAATGATGTGGATTATTCGAAATTCTCTTACGGAGCTAAGTATGGATATTCCTACGGCTATGGCTACGGTTACGGAGCGGATAAAGAATCTAAGTTGAGAAGATTATTTGGAAGAAAATCTGGAAAATCCTAG
- a CDS encoding acetyltransferase → MNIYGASGHGKVIIDIIKSINGKITTVYDDNKAVIKVYGFDVSHELTPEILNCGTVLAIGDNSIRKRVAASFKGNISEALLHASSEVSESAEISNGTVVMANSSINADVKIGSHCIINTGAVVEHDCILSDYVHISPNSALAGNVEIGEGTHVGIGAVVIPGVKIGSWVKIGAGAVIINDIPDFAVVVGNPGKIIKYTK, encoded by the coding sequence ATGAATATTTACGGAGCAAGTGGTCATGGGAAAGTAATTATAGATATTATAAAATCTATAAATGGAAAAATTACTACTGTTTATGATGATAATAAAGCTGTAATCAAAGTTTATGGATTTGATGTTTCTCATGAGTTAACACCAGAAATATTGAATTGTGGAACAGTTTTGGCAATCGGTGATAATTCAATTCGAAAAAGAGTAGCTGCGAGTTTTAAAGGTAACATCAGTGAGGCACTGTTACATGCTTCTTCGGAAGTATCAGAATCGGCAGAGATTAGTAATGGTACTGTTGTGATGGCAAATTCTAGTATTAATGCAGATGTTAAAATAGGTTCTCATTGTATTATTAATACAGGAGCAGTGGTAGAGCATGATTGCATTCTATCAGATTATGTGCATATCTCACCAAATTCAGCGTTAGCTGGTAATGTAGAGATTGGCGAAGGAACTCATGTTGGAATTGGAGCCGTTGTGATACCTGGGGTTAAGATTGGGTCTTGGGTTAAGATTGGTGCTGGAGCAGTTATTATTAACGACATACCAGATTTTGCAGTAGTAGTGGGTAATCCTGGTAAAATTATAAAGTATACGAAATAA
- a CDS encoding DegT/DnrJ/EryC1/StrS family aminotransferase encodes MEKNKIWLSSPHMGGNEQNFINDAFENNWIAPLGPNVNGFEQDLNDYLFTTVEESNFVATKTGGVAALSSGTAALHLALILVGVKPGDEVICQSMTFAASANPIAYLGAKPIFVDSEMDTYNICPVHLENAILDRIEKGNTPKAIIAVHLYGMPYKVKEIQAISKKYNIPVIEDSAEALGSTYDGQKCGTFGDLGVLSFNGNKIITTSGGGALVTRNEEFKKKAVFLATQARDDAPHYQHSEIGYNYRLSNISAGIGRGQMQILDEHVALRRKMNQFYQDIFSDIDGVTVFKENNTDIFSNHWLSVILVDEKLTGGISRENLRLSLEKENIESRPLWKPMHMQPVFADAPFYGNGVSEKLFDIGLCLPSGSNLSDEDRDRISSAIRESFNR; translated from the coding sequence ATGGAAAAGAATAAGATTTGGTTATCATCTCCACACATGGGTGGAAACGAGCAGAATTTCATTAATGATGCTTTTGAAAATAATTGGATTGCTCCATTAGGACCAAACGTGAATGGATTTGAGCAGGATCTTAATGACTATTTATTTACTACCGTTGAAGAATCTAATTTTGTAGCTACTAAAACCGGTGGAGTGGCTGCTTTAAGTTCTGGGACGGCTGCACTACATCTTGCTTTAATTTTGGTGGGTGTAAAACCTGGAGATGAAGTTATTTGTCAGAGTATGACCTTTGCAGCTTCTGCAAATCCTATAGCTTATTTAGGAGCGAAGCCTATTTTTGTGGATAGTGAAATGGATACTTATAATATTTGTCCTGTGCATTTAGAGAATGCCATTTTAGATAGAATTGAAAAAGGCAATACACCCAAGGCAATTATTGCGGTACATCTTTATGGTATGCCTTACAAGGTTAAAGAAATACAAGCAATCTCGAAGAAATATAATATACCTGTTATTGAAGATAGCGCAGAAGCATTAGGAAGTACTTATGATGGTCAAAAGTGTGGAACTTTTGGTGATCTTGGAGTTTTATCGTTTAATGGTAATAAAATAATCACTACCTCTGGAGGTGGAGCATTAGTTACTCGTAATGAGGAGTTTAAGAAAAAAGCAGTATTTTTAGCTACACAAGCAAGAGATGATGCGCCACATTATCAACATAGCGAAATTGGTTATAATTATAGATTGAGCAATATTTCTGCAGGAATAGGCAGAGGACAAATGCAAATTTTAGATGAACACGTTGCATTGCGCAGAAAAATGAATCAATTTTATCAAGATATTTTTTCTGATATTGATGGTGTTACTGTTTTTAAAGAAAATAATACTGATATATTTTCAAATCATTGGCTTTCGGTGATTTTAGTAGATGAGAAGCTAACAGGAGGAATTAGTAGAGAAAATCTAAGATTAAGTCTGGAAAAAGAAAATATAGAAAGTAGGCCATTATGGAAACCAATGCATATGCAGCCGGTTTTTGCTGATGCACCTTTTTATGGTAATGGAGTTTCAGAAAAACTTTTTGATATTGGGTTGTGTTTACCATCGGGATCCAATTTATCTGATGAGGACAGAGATCGTATTTCAAGCGCTATAAGAGAAAGCTTTAATAGATAA
- a CDS encoding sugar transferase: MYQKIFKPLIDFVLAFAALLVLSPLLIFVAIALALANSGSPFFFQLRPGKNKNIFKIVKFKTMSDAKDDQGNLLPDADRLTGIGKFVRKTSIDEIPQLLNVIKGDMSLIGPRPLLPQYLPIYSERQNKRHLVKPGITGWAQVNGRNAISWNQKFEYDYWYVENLSFVLDVKIIFKTIQKVVVSEGINAENMATSEPFNGSN, encoded by the coding sequence ATGTATCAAAAGATTTTCAAGCCTTTAATAGATTTTGTGTTAGCTTTTGCGGCATTATTAGTTTTAAGTCCGTTATTGATCTTTGTTGCCATAGCCTTAGCTTTGGCAAATAGTGGAAGCCCATTTTTTTTTCAATTAAGACCGGGCAAAAATAAAAATATCTTCAAGATCGTTAAGTTTAAAACAATGTCTGATGCCAAGGATGATCAGGGGAATCTTCTTCCTGATGCCGATCGTTTGACGGGAATAGGAAAATTTGTTCGTAAAACTTCTATTGATGAAATACCTCAATTATTAAATGTTATTAAAGGAGATATGAGCTTAATAGGACCACGTCCATTATTACCACAATATTTACCAATATATAGTGAAAGGCAAAATAAAAGGCATTTAGTTAAACCTGGAATTACGGGATGGGCTCAAGTAAACGGTAGAAACGCAATTAGTTGGAATCAGAAATTTGAATATGATTACTGGTATGTTGAAAATCTATCTTTTGTATTAGACGTGAAGATTATTTTTAAAACCATCCAGAAAGTAGTGGTCTCTGAAGGAATTAATGCCGAAAATATGGCTACTTCAGAACCTTTTAATGGCTCAAATTAA
- a CDS encoding acetyltransferase, with translation MIKKKLIIYGIGKFAEYVNYVFENDSEYEVIAFCIEEKFLEFNSFKNKPIVKFESIDSTYPPDVHSLFIAVGNNDIRKRIFDQSVLKGYALANYISSKSKFWNNLVTGNNVFIDEGCVLQPFIKISDNCVIFTSSLGHHTTIGKNSLLSGSKTGGNVNIGENCYVGLNASIKQNIKIGNNTIIGMNCAIERDTKPNEVYSNKGTIKRKLNSEQLGNRFLK, from the coding sequence ATGATAAAGAAGAAATTAATTATTTATGGAATAGGAAAATTTGCAGAATATGTAAATTATGTTTTTGAAAATGATAGTGAGTATGAAGTTATCGCATTTTGCATTGAAGAAAAATTCTTAGAGTTTAATTCTTTTAAGAATAAGCCCATAGTAAAATTTGAATCGATTGATAGTACTTACCCTCCAGATGTTCACTCTTTATTTATTGCAGTTGGGAACAATGATATTAGAAAAAGAATCTTTGACCAATCAGTATTAAAAGGATATGCTTTAGCTAATTATATTTCCTCGAAAAGTAAATTTTGGAATAATTTAGTTACAGGAAATAATGTTTTTATAGATGAAGGTTGTGTACTTCAACCTTTTATAAAAATTTCAGACAACTGTGTAATTTTTACTTCAAGTTTAGGTCATCACACTACCATTGGTAAAAACAGTCTATTAAGCGGAAGCAAGACTGGAGGAAATGTGAATATTGGAGAAAATTGTTATGTAGGATTGAACGCCTCTATAAAGCAGAATATCAAAATAGGTAACAATACCATAATTGGAATGAATTGCGCCATTGAAAGGGATACAAAGCCAAATGAAGTATATTCCAATAAAGGCACAATTAAAAGAAAACTAAATTCTGAACAATTGGGAAATAGATTTTTAAAATAA
- a CDS encoding polysaccharide biosynthesis protein, with protein sequence MANRIKNALKFSLSGEDTSLDIRNIKYLPRWVVFLIDIFLVSVSTLLTILIIIDLTPNYYTLLDFPLKAMIIVLINIFFFFVFKTYAGIIRYSSNIDAIKLLLATSSAFITLIFINYITYFIIGAKIFLIGGLLINLWISFSLLFLFRLTIKQVYEYFKIAQKSAELIDAVILGVDENAISIAGALDIEHPRRFKITGFLTKEKHNRSIRILDKPVVKYTSTIHQQISNLGASAVILSENKFTSEEKFAIVEDCLEHDIKVFNAPIVSSWDDQDKPIAQTVKTLQIEDLLDREPITLDKENKQAQLTGKTILVTGGAGSIGSEIVRQVAQYNPKRLLILDQAETPLHNVQLEVESKFPDLDYKCIICDVGNQKRLELMFQNQNIDVVYHAAAYKHVPLMEGNPHEAIFVNINGTKNLADLSVKYKVGHFVMVSTDKAVNPSNVMGASKRAAEMYVQSLFHSQNSLDPDTTKFITTRFGNVLGSNGSVVPLFKKQIEKGGPITITHPDIIRYFMTIPEACQLVLEAGTMGKGGEIFVFDMGEPVKIMDLAIKMIKLAGYTPDKHIKIKITGLRPGEKLYEELLNDECKTLPTHHKKIMIGVDKVQDYEFINEKINKIIKSANNLKNDKVVAKLKELIPEFISKNSSYQSLDRKASEH encoded by the coding sequence ATGGCGAATAGAATTAAGAATGCACTTAAGTTTAGTTTATCTGGTGAAGATACATCGCTTGATATTAGAAATATAAAATATCTACCCAGGTGGGTTGTATTTCTTATAGATATATTTTTAGTTTCGGTTTCTACCTTACTAACTATTCTTATCATAATAGATTTAACACCTAATTATTATACTTTATTGGACTTTCCATTAAAAGCCATGATAATTGTGCTCATCAATATTTTCTTTTTCTTCGTATTTAAAACTTATGCGGGTATCATTAGGTATTCTTCGAATATTGATGCTATAAAATTATTGTTAGCAACTTCTTCAGCTTTTATAACGTTGATCTTTATAAATTATATCACTTACTTTATAATTGGTGCTAAGATTTTTTTAATAGGAGGTTTGCTTATAAATCTTTGGATCTCTTTTTCACTTTTATTTCTTTTTCGATTAACTATTAAACAAGTTTATGAGTACTTTAAGATTGCTCAGAAAAGTGCCGAGTTAATTGATGCTGTAATTCTTGGGGTGGATGAGAATGCCATTTCAATTGCTGGAGCATTGGATATTGAGCATCCTAGAAGATTCAAAATAACAGGGTTTTTAACAAAAGAGAAGCATAACAGGAGTATCAGAATCTTAGATAAGCCCGTGGTAAAATATACGAGTACCATTCATCAGCAAATTTCAAACCTCGGTGCTTCTGCCGTTATACTTTCTGAAAATAAATTCACTTCAGAAGAAAAGTTTGCCATAGTTGAAGATTGCTTAGAACATGACATTAAAGTTTTTAACGCACCTATAGTATCCTCTTGGGATGATCAAGATAAGCCTATAGCTCAAACCGTAAAAACACTTCAAATTGAAGATCTTTTAGATAGAGAGCCAATTACTCTTGATAAAGAGAATAAACAAGCTCAGCTTACCGGAAAGACTATATTGGTTACTGGAGGAGCAGGCTCTATTGGAAGTGAGATTGTTAGACAGGTTGCGCAATATAACCCAAAGAGATTATTAATATTGGATCAGGCTGAAACTCCCTTACACAATGTTCAATTAGAGGTAGAATCTAAGTTTCCGGATTTAGATTACAAATGTATAATTTGTGATGTTGGTAATCAGAAACGATTAGAGTTGATGTTTCAAAATCAGAATATTGATGTTGTTTATCATGCAGCAGCATATAAGCATGTTCCTCTTATGGAGGGGAATCCTCATGAAGCAATTTTTGTAAATATTAATGGTACGAAGAATTTAGCAGACCTATCAGTCAAATATAAAGTAGGACATTTTGTGATGGTATCTACAGATAAGGCCGTCAACCCTAGTAACGTTATGGGAGCTTCAAAAAGAGCTGCAGAAATGTATGTGCAATCGTTATTTCATAGTCAGAACAGTTTAGATCCAGACACCACTAAATTCATTACTACAAGATTTGGTAATGTATTAGGTTCTAATGGTTCTGTGGTTCCACTATTTAAAAAGCAAATAGAGAAGGGTGGTCCAATTACAATTACACATCCAGATATCATAAGATACTTTATGACCATTCCTGAAGCTTGTCAATTAGTTTTGGAGGCTGGTACAATGGGTAAAGGAGGTGAAATTTTTGTTTTTGATATGGGAGAACCAGTAAAGATCATGGATTTAGCAATTAAAATGATCAAACTCGCTGGTTATACTCCAGATAAACATATCAAAATAAAAATAACTGGTTTAAGACCAGGTGAGAAACTTTATGAAGAACTTTTAAATGATGAATGTAAGACACTTCCAACTCATCATAAAAAGATAATGATTGGAGTAGACAAAGTTCAGGATTACGAGTTTATTAATGAAAAGATAAATAAGATTATTAAGTCTGCTAATAACTTAAAGAATGATAAAGTTGTAGCAAAACTAAAAGAACTTATTCCTGAATTTATAAGCAAGAATTCTTCGTATCAAAGCCTAGATCGAAAGGCTAGTGAGCATTAA